In a single window of the Flavivirga spongiicola genome:
- a CDS encoding ABC transporter ATP-binding protein codes for MIEVKDLHKSFSGVEVLKGISTSFDKGKTNLIIGQSGSGKTVFLKCLLGLFDYEEGSISYDGKIFSQLTEDEKRNLRAKIGMVFQGSALFDSMTIAENVMFPLQMFTNQDKSEMEDRVNFVLKRVNLDDAHNKMPSEASGGMQKRVAIARAIVNNPKYLFCDEPNSGLDPKTAIVIDNLIQEITDEYQITTVINSHDMNSVMEIGEKIVFLKNGLKAWEGSNQTIFKTDNEVVTDFVYSSNLFKKVRKMYLEENK; via the coding sequence ATGATAGAAGTAAAAGATTTACATAAATCGTTTAGTGGTGTTGAAGTTTTAAAGGGCATTAGCACAAGCTTTGACAAAGGAAAAACGAATCTTATTATTGGGCAAAGTGGTTCTGGAAAAACTGTTTTCCTTAAATGTTTGCTAGGGTTGTTTGATTATGAAGAAGGTTCTATCTCGTATGATGGAAAAATATTTTCACAATTAACAGAAGATGAAAAACGGAATCTACGTGCTAAAATTGGTATGGTATTCCAAGGAAGTGCTTTATTTGATTCTATGACCATTGCAGAGAATGTTATGTTTCCTTTGCAAATGTTCACGAATCAAGATAAAAGTGAAATGGAAGACCGTGTCAACTTTGTTTTAAAGCGTGTGAATTTAGACGATGCCCATAATAAAATGCCTAGTGAAGCCTCTGGAGGGATGCAAAAACGTGTTGCTATTGCCAGAGCCATAGTAAATAATCCGAAATACTTATTTTGTGATGAACCTAATTCGGGACTTGATCCTAAAACGGCCATCGTTATAGACAATCTTATCCAAGAGATTACCGATGAATACCAAATTACAACTGTCATTAATTCACATGACATGAATTCCGTTATGGAGATTGGTGAGAAAATTGTGTTTTTAAAAAATGGACTAAAAGCTTGGGAAGGCTCTAATCAAACCATTTTTAAAACTGACAATGAAGTGGTTACAGACTTTGTATATTCTTCAAATTTATTTAAGAAAGTTCGTAAAATGTACTTAGAGGAAAATAAATAA